The genomic stretch GTGTGTGAAGAAACGTAGAGAAGAATTGCCAGTTTCATACCCTAAAAACTATATGATTGTTGATGAATTCTGCTCAAGTGTAACATCATTAACTTCATCAAGCTCTGATTTCTTTAACATGCAGTTGCATTCACGATTTCATCATCTTTCCAAGCATCCAAAACGATTTAAAGAAAAATCGTCAACTGATAAATTGTTAGATGAAACAGCAACATTAGTATACCCGCAAAGAAATACCCTTGATGAGGAAATCATAGCTGAATTAGATCGACAGTATGATCATAATATTTGCTTAGATCGTTTTATAAGCGAAATGGAGCAACATCAGACACATGAACCCCCACAACAAGCAGGGTTACTTGCAACCAGGACTGAATCTGTCTCATTATCTGGTAAAGCGGACAGTTGTAGTAACTGTAGCAACAGCTCCAGTCAATGTCCTACTTGCACAAGTGGTTCTTCTTCTGTGCTGCCTCGCTCAAATGAAACAGATAGCGTGAGTCATAacagtgaaagtataaaatcaGCCTCACCAGAATGTGAAAATCCTTTAAAAATTATGGAATCTTTTCAAAATGTTGTTTGTGATCCAGAAGAAACTCCCGTATCTACTTCAGAGACCAAAAGATCCTCCAGTGAACCTGAGAGTGGCATTGATGTAAATTCTGGATTAAGAACTTCTTCTAGCAGCACTTCCCAAAACTATAAAGGTGGTAAACCCGggcgaaaaagaaaaagaggttATATATATGATCCAAAACCAGTTAAAGTCAAGTCTAAAACAGTTATTCCTGAATCCCAGAAGGACGATACGTATTGGGAAAAACGTAAACGGAATAACGAGGCTGCGAGGAGATCAAGAGAAATGCGTCGAAGGATGGAAGCAGAAGTGAGCAACAAAatgagtattttaaaaaaagaaaacgaggCATTGCGCGTAACTATAGCGTTATTAATAAAACGTAATGAAACTCTGGAATATATTCTTGATGATTATgcaaatgttgaaaaagaaattatgtATACAATCAACGAATCTCCAGCTAGTTGATAACAACGGGTTTCGTATCATTATGATTTATTATCATCATTATTATTACGGGGAATGGGAGGAATAACTTTCACGGTGTACAATTAGAAATAAACGTACTACAAAATGCTTAATTTATTATTGTACATCGTACATATGGACCCACTTTTATGAACCATAGGATAACGTTTGATTATTCGAGCAACAGAATAGCTAGATTTGAAAGAGAAGTATTTGtattaaaacactgtttaattCTTGTAATAGGTTTGTTGTCGTAACTAAAAACATGCCAGCTTAAAAATAagtctttataaaaatatgatcGTTGTGTAAATATTTTGTCGAGGTCTATATTAAgattttaaatctctttcatttttTGATCTACGGTTGTAAATATCGCGTTTACTTACGTAGAattgtgtataaatttttattttaaaaaaaacattgagtatatttattattttgtatctaatatgtacacatttttttataagcaactgagTTGCTAAGATCTCAGCCTTAAACTTGGACCAAAATTACACAACGTCTTAGGTTGACAGGAAAGATGTACTGAGCAACGTATTGAGAAACAAACAGAATAGACAAACAAACGATATTTATGACAAAACAATGCACTCACTATGGTCCTCAgcataataaacaaacaaaagggAGCGAGATATTGAACGATCGAAAAAGAAAAACGTCTTGAAGTTTTGTCTCAGAAATTTGTATGCATAGCAACATTCCTGAAATTCCCTTGTTGATTTCTTCTTTGAggcttaaaattaatttttccttAGCAACTccaagcggaaataaaaattggt from Hydractinia symbiolongicarpus strain clone_291-10 chromosome 12, HSymV2.1, whole genome shotgun sequence encodes the following:
- the LOC130621679 gene encoding uncharacterized protein LOC130621679; amino-acid sequence: MESKDIKSESSDTDKTSGSLFKVTKGCVKKRREELPVSYPKNYMIVDEFCSSVTSLTSSSSDFFNMQLHSRFHHLSKHPKRFKEKSSTDKLLDETATLVYPQRNTLDEEIIAELDRQYDHNICLDRFISEMEQHQTHEPPQQAGLLATRTESVSLSGKADSCSNCSNSSSQCPTCTSGSSSVLPRSNETDSVSHNSESIKSASPECENPLKIMESFQNVVCDPEETPVSTSETKRSSSEPESGIDVNSGLRTSSSSTSQNYKGGKPGRKRKRGYIYDPKPVKVKSKTVIPESQKDDTYWEKRKRNNEAARRSREMRRRMEAEVSNKMSILKKENEALRVTIALLIKRNETLEYILDDYANVEKEIMYTINESPAS